In a genomic window of uncultured Flavobacterium sp.:
- a CDS encoding phosphopantetheine-binding protein: protein MNKEEIIARINGFLVDEFEVDNDDIEPDANLKDTLGLDSLDYVDLVVSIESNFGVKLVEADFVGIATFQNFYDLIDTKLKAKAV from the coding sequence ATGAATAAAGAAGAGATTATAGCAAGAATTAATGGTTTTTTGGTTGATGAATTTGAAGTAGATAATGATGATATTGAACCAGATGCTAATCTAAAAGATACACTTGGGTTAGATAGTTTAGATTATGTAGATTTAGTAGTTTCTATTGAATCTAACTTTGGTGTAAAACTGGTTGAAGCTGATTTCGTTGGAATTGCTACTTTTCAAAATTTCTATGACCTTATAGATACCAAACTAAAAGCTAAAGCTGTTTAA
- a CDS encoding beta-ketoacyl-[acyl-carrier-protein] synthase family protein, with product MNKRVVITGMGIYSCIGTSLDEVKESLYNGKSGIKFDAERKEFGFQSALTGMVPKADLKNLLTRRQRMSIGEETEYAYMATIEALKNANIDDAFFDNREVGIMYGNDSVSKAIIDATDIVREKKDTALIGSGAIFKSMNSTVTMNLSTIFKLRGINLTISAACASGSHSIGLAYFLIKSGFQDIVITGGAQEINKYAMSSFDGLGVFSNRENEPEKASRPFDSDRDGLIPSGGGATLILESYESAIARGANIIAEVVGYGFSSNGGHISTPNVEGPSIAMQRALDDAQLKATDIDYINAHATSTPVGDGNEAKAIFEVFGEKNPYVSSTKSMTGHECWMAGASEVIYSILMMQNDFIAPNINLENPDEDASKLNLVKTTLNKKFDIFLSNSFGFGGTNSALVVKKFKLNDE from the coding sequence ATGAATAAGAGAGTTGTAATTACTGGAATGGGGATTTATTCTTGTATCGGAACTTCTTTAGATGAAGTAAAAGAATCTTTGTACAACGGAAAATCCGGTATTAAGTTTGACGCCGAAAGAAAAGAATTTGGTTTTCAATCTGCCTTAACGGGAATGGTTCCGAAAGCAGATTTAAAAAACTTATTGACCCGCAGACAACGTATGAGCATTGGTGAAGAAACCGAATATGCTTATATGGCAACAATTGAAGCATTAAAAAACGCCAATATCGACGATGCCTTTTTCGACAATCGCGAAGTGGGAATCATGTACGGAAATGATAGTGTCTCAAAAGCTATTATTGACGCCACAGATATTGTTCGCGAGAAAAAAGATACCGCTTTAATAGGTTCCGGAGCGATTTTTAAATCCATGAATTCAACGGTAACAATGAATTTATCAACGATTTTTAAACTTCGCGGAATCAATCTTACTATAAGTGCCGCTTGTGCAAGTGGTTCACATTCTATTGGATTAGCTTATTTTTTAATAAAAAGCGGATTTCAGGATATCGTAATTACCGGTGGAGCTCAGGAAATCAACAAGTACGCAATGAGCAGTTTTGACGGATTAGGCGTTTTTTCGAATAGAGAAAACGAACCTGAAAAAGCTTCACGCCCATTTGATTCTGATCGCGACGGATTAATTCCGAGTGGTGGCGGTGCAACGTTAATACTTGAAAGCTATGAATCGGCAATTGCACGAGGCGCCAATATTATTGCAGAAGTTGTAGGTTATGGTTTCTCCTCAAATGGTGGACATATCTCAACACCCAATGTTGAAGGTCCGTCTATAGCCATGCAACGAGCGCTTGACGACGCACAATTAAAAGCAACCGACATTGACTATATAAATGCACACGCAACTTCAACTCCGGTTGGAGACGGAAACGAAGCAAAAGCTATTTTTGAAGTATTTGGTGAGAAAAATCCTTACGTAAGTTCTACAAAATCAATGACAGGCCACGAATGTTGGATGGCTGGAGCCAGCGAAGTAATCTACTCTATCTTAATGATGCAGAACGATTTCATTGCTCCGAACATCAATTTGGAAAATCCTGATGAAGATGCTTCTAAATTAAATTTGGTCAAAACTACTTTAAACAAAAAATTTGACATATTTTTGTCCAATTCCTTCGGATTCGGAGGAACCAACTCTGCGTTGGTGGTTAAAAAGTTTAAATTGAACGATGAATAA